The following are encoded in a window of Vitis riparia cultivar Riparia Gloire de Montpellier isolate 1030 unplaced genomic scaffold, EGFV_Vit.rip_1.0 scaffold567_pilon_pilon, whole genome shotgun sequence genomic DNA:
- the LOC117910049 gene encoding uncharacterized protein LOC117910049 isoform X1, which yields MLITFASSMIFMEKRSVIQVFPESVRKLWNEWELRVMVLLSVSLQIVLILFSKRRKYTNTPWIRILIWSAYLSADWVATVSLGTLSSSQGDSDGKSLDPNYTLMTFWAPFLLLHLGGPDTITAYSLEDNELWLRHLLGLVVQVGVAFYVFLRSWAGTRLTFLSIPMFVAGIIKYGERTWVLMSASNNHLRESLLPPPDPGPDYVEIMRGDTATVFHKDKGNVTSPDGKFEAHSLFDKAYSLFKKQFRHLYVDLILSFSDRKNSEPHPKRPSKW from the exons ATGCTAATCACAT TTGCTAGCAGTATGATTTTTATGGAGAAGAGGTCAGTAATCCAGGTTTTTCCAGAAAGTGTGCGCAAACTTTGGAATGAGTGGGAGCTCCGCGTGATGGTTCTACTCAGCGTCTCCCTGCAGATTGTCCTCATCCTCTTCAGCAAGCGACGAAAGTATACAAACACGCCCTGGATCAGAATCCTGATTTGGTCGGCATACCTGTCAGCAGATTGGGTGGCAACGGTATCCCTGGGTACCCTCTCCAGCAGCCAAGGAGATTCTGATGGTAAATCTCTGGATCCGAACTACACCCTTATGACATTTTGGGCACCATTTCTTCTCCTACACCTTGGTGGCCCGGATACCATCACTGCTTACTCCTTGGAAGACAATGAGTTGTGGTTAAGGCACTTGCTTGGACTAGTTGTTCAAGTTGGAGTGGCTTTTTATGTGTTTCTGAGGTCATGGGCAGGAACTCGACTCACATTTCtgtccattccaatgtttgttGCTGGAATTATCAAGTATGGAGAGAGGACTTGGGTTCTCATGTCTGCAAGCAACAATCACTTGAGAGAGTCTTTGCTTCCACCTCCCGATCCTGGACCGGATTATGTTGAAATCATGAGAGGAGATACAGCGACTGTGTTTCACAAAGATAAGGGCAACGTTACTAGTCCTGATGGAAAATTTGAAGCTCACTCCTTATTTGATAAAGCTTACTCCTTATTCAAGAAGCAATTCCGGCATCTATATGTAGACCTCATCCTCAGCTTTAGTGACAGAAAAAACAGTGAGCCTCACCCGAAGAGGCCTTCCAAGTGGTAG
- the LOC117910049 gene encoding uncharacterized protein LOC117910049 isoform X2, producing MIFMEKRSVIQVFPESVRKLWNEWELRVMVLLSVSLQIVLILFSKRRKYTNTPWIRILIWSAYLSADWVATVSLGTLSSSQGDSDGKSLDPNYTLMTFWAPFLLLHLGGPDTITAYSLEDNELWLRHLLGLVVQVGVAFYVFLRSWAGTRLTFLSIPMFVAGIIKYGERTWVLMSASNNHLRESLLPPPDPGPDYVEIMRGDTATVFHKDKGNVTSPDGKFEAHSLFDKAYSLFKKQFRHLYVDLILSFSDRKNSEPHPKRPSKW from the coding sequence ATGATTTTTATGGAGAAGAGGTCAGTAATCCAGGTTTTTCCAGAAAGTGTGCGCAAACTTTGGAATGAGTGGGAGCTCCGCGTGATGGTTCTACTCAGCGTCTCCCTGCAGATTGTCCTCATCCTCTTCAGCAAGCGACGAAAGTATACAAACACGCCCTGGATCAGAATCCTGATTTGGTCGGCATACCTGTCAGCAGATTGGGTGGCAACGGTATCCCTGGGTACCCTCTCCAGCAGCCAAGGAGATTCTGATGGTAAATCTCTGGATCCGAACTACACCCTTATGACATTTTGGGCACCATTTCTTCTCCTACACCTTGGTGGCCCGGATACCATCACTGCTTACTCCTTGGAAGACAATGAGTTGTGGTTAAGGCACTTGCTTGGACTAGTTGTTCAAGTTGGAGTGGCTTTTTATGTGTTTCTGAGGTCATGGGCAGGAACTCGACTCACATTTCtgtccattccaatgtttgttGCTGGAATTATCAAGTATGGAGAGAGGACTTGGGTTCTCATGTCTGCAAGCAACAATCACTTGAGAGAGTCTTTGCTTCCACCTCCCGATCCTGGACCGGATTATGTTGAAATCATGAGAGGAGATACAGCGACTGTGTTTCACAAAGATAAGGGCAACGTTACTAGTCCTGATGGAAAATTTGAAGCTCACTCCTTATTTGATAAAGCTTACTCCTTATTCAAGAAGCAATTCCGGCATCTATATGTAGACCTCATCCTCAGCTTTAGTGACAGAAAAAACAGTGAGCCTCACCCGAAGAGGCCTTCCAAGTGGTAG
- the LOC117910058 gene encoding uncharacterized protein LOC117910058, producing the protein MQIFPESVRKLWNEWELRFMVLLSLFLQIVLIIFSNQRKYRVTPWIRILIWSAYLSADWVATVSLGTLSNSQGDSEGKLLDPNYTLMAFWAPFLLLHLGGPDTITAYSLEDNELWLRHLLGLVVQVGVAFYVFLRSWAGTPLTFLSIPMFVAGIIKYGERTCVLRSASKNHFKDSSLPSPGPDYLDLVRRYGLQKGKMEAVTIRNKNIGEKPLQSTVGDEITILGGKYIDKAYVLFENQFRHLYADLILSLDDQNTSERFIKELSFEDAFKVVEMELSFMYDVLYTKAIVVYSLLGILLRIASFLSTISTLAAFCFFIDRHEFSNIDINITYLLLFGAIFLEVYALIKLICRTGASSG; encoded by the coding sequence ATGCAGATATTCCCAGAAAGTGTGCGGAAACTTTGGAATGAATGGGAGCTACGCTTCATGGTTCTACTCAGCCTTTTCCTACAAATCGTCCTAATCATCTTTAGCAACCAACGAAAGTACAGAGTCACACCTTGGATCAGAATCCTGATTTGGTCGGCCTACTTGTCCGCAGACTGGGTGGCGACAGTATCCCTCGGTACCCTCTCAAACAGCCAAGGAGATTCGGAAGGGAAACTTCTGGATCCAAACTACACCCTCATGGCATTTTGGGCGCCATTCCTTCTCTTGCACCTTGGTGGTCCGGACACTATCACGGCTTACTCCTTAGAAGATAATGAGTTGTGGTTAAGGCACTTGCTAGGACTAGTTGTCCAAGTTGGAGTGGCTTTCTACGTGTTTCTGAGGTCATGGGCAGGAACTCCACTCACATTTCtatccattccaatgtttgtgGCTGGAATTATCAAGTATGGAGAGAGGACCTGCGTTCTGAGGTCTGCAAGCAAGAATCACTTTAAAGATTCTTCGCTTCCTTCTCCTGGACCTGATTATCTTGATTTGGTGAGGAGATATGGTTTACAGAAAGGGAAAATGGAAGCCGTTACAATCaggaataaaaatattggtgaAAAGCCACTTCAATCTACCGTTGGTGATGAAATTACTATTCTAGGTGGAAAATATATCGATAAAGCTTACGTATTATTCGAGAACCAATTCAGGCATCTATATGCAGACCTCATCCTCAGCTTGGATGACCAAAACACCAGTGAGCGcttcatcaaggaattgtcATTCGAAGATGCCTTCAAAGTGGTAGAGATGGAGCTTAGTTTTATGTATGATGTGCTTTACACCAAGGCAATAGTGGTTTATTCTCTACTAGGCATTCTTCTCCGCATTGCCAGCTTCTTGTCCACTATTTCTACCTTAGCGGCCTTCTGCTTCTTCATCGATAGGCATGAGTTCTCAAACATTGACATCAACATTACTTACTTATTACTCTTTGGAGCTATTTTTCTTGAGGTTTATGCTCTCATTAAGCTGATTTGTCGGACTGGAGCATCGTCTGGTTGA